The following proteins are encoded in a genomic region of Paraburkholderia sp. BL23I1N1:
- a CDS encoding DUF6708 domain-containing protein: MDERLMKKCIGQPVPEWDMAHRLPINRPVGPEVQDFGATFCINSTFMDVTEPSYLDKQWVLAGAALACAGMAIGPYGYVISHAEPGPAFWMFAFDCLALAVVAAFGSLVWKIARGLVFGLKYRPIRFHRGEARLYAIRARRYFAKPGDGDVVWEAPWTSDSMFCLHREETPFGTVFHIRHYAVDGKGNVVRAFSIGREWTGKAQVEMALAQWNYWCRYMSEGPSRLPKPMLFHTRRETLRESFLFSMYSFGMRAPAFVRIIMMPQILLFTGLRALANVTNRAPVWPDNVEKISSIAQSDPYAEPRNNTPVGWGDTVLAQQRGDYPENPKARAEDWTGEADGKAHAVAWLANPAALVARSVVRGVQ; the protein is encoded by the coding sequence ATGGACGAGCGATTGATGAAGAAGTGCATCGGCCAACCTGTGCCCGAGTGGGATATGGCGCACAGGTTGCCGATCAACCGACCTGTCGGTCCAGAGGTCCAGGATTTCGGGGCGACCTTTTGTATCAACTCCACGTTCATGGATGTGACTGAGCCGTCATACCTGGACAAGCAGTGGGTTTTGGCAGGGGCTGCGCTGGCCTGCGCGGGTATGGCTATCGGCCCGTACGGTTATGTGATTTCTCACGCCGAACCTGGGCCGGCGTTCTGGATGTTTGCTTTCGACTGCCTGGCTCTTGCAGTGGTGGCGGCGTTCGGCTCGTTGGTGTGGAAAATTGCACGAGGCTTGGTGTTTGGTCTGAAGTACCGGCCGATTCGCTTCCACCGCGGTGAAGCCAGACTCTATGCAATTCGTGCACGGCGGTACTTCGCCAAGCCTGGCGACGGCGACGTCGTATGGGAAGCTCCGTGGACAAGCGATTCGATGTTCTGTCTGCACCGCGAGGAAACGCCATTCGGGACTGTATTTCACATCCGGCACTACGCGGTCGATGGTAAGGGCAATGTCGTCCGGGCGTTCTCGATCGGCCGCGAGTGGACTGGCAAGGCACAGGTTGAGATGGCGTTGGCGCAATGGAATTACTGGTGCAGGTACATGAGCGAAGGGCCAAGTCGGTTGCCGAAGCCTATGCTGTTCCATACTCGGCGCGAAACGCTGCGAGAATCGTTCCTGTTTTCGATGTACAGCTTCGGAATGCGTGCACCCGCTTTTGTGCGAATTATCATGATGCCGCAGATCCTGCTGTTCACAGGATTGCGGGCTCTCGCAAACGTAACCAACCGTGCCCCAGTCTGGCCGGACAACGTTGAAAAAATCAGTTCGATTGCACAAAGCGACCCCTATGCAGAGCCGCGCAACAATACCCCGGTCGGTTGGGGAGACACCGTGCTGGCCCAGCAGCGCGGCGACTATCCAGAGAACCCGAAGGCTCGGGCTGAAGACTGGACCGGCGAAGCCGATGGCAAGGCGCATGCGGTAGCCTGGCTCGCGAACCCGGCCGCTCTGGTGGCCAGGTCCGTTGTGCGAGGGGTGCAATGA
- a CDS encoding T6SS effector BTH_I2691 family protein has product MTASCPLCDRKSLLIYPVRYAVACPLGAAKAPPLSGNFKIDGRAPQSAGTARYTLRSLRPGYLYTYDEKRQRLRAYMVLEDGIMWSFPPGTRPPPGDAEQELTRGCAMAGDLKFESLGRCIDVEHTPGVDEAANLWMGWSNVQWTKALVEKVSDATWRKLHMQCINVPAMLAGSATDTGEFQASQAKVAHFAMDEKAMKDAFGFSNRAPKDEIKLRQRNLVKRIGDAMAQSPIKKGFIVAVNDPVAVTNDLAELTVPNLNNGFDQDIYWKWMSAQLLERAESGIRGSARAMTGMSYGISKTIADANVLNAKAGVEQAPDAVGLFRFLYNAAKTGSFDQALKEDERNVNDIPGAQTRSENEAWEDATTKIGPDGKPTSVLDEKALGNFKTEYQNALTAFKPKWQPLVQAHAGWLKSQLLAEWMAGVSDVKDIRSGFAYSESCAQAIGVAAGTEDCKKVLDDWLSSAQASNIRNVYARALMFNQDDLIKAADSQVHGSDIQYENFLNIYKEAFKRVEKNATAAALRDRLVVTTANYIVATLTKGTRGAAWGFTMIRLSLHAGVRVTPSQVSNIKMRTWLLAQAKELGVKLDGDQTEQRVKAAQVSKQVIKGASPSNPDIVAYELDTDALVRSGKLDASEVSSIKIAGVETTRKWLGSSAPVEFHQGVATVIFQMATLTFAAKDFLDSDEFNKTDTSIKLLACIVSILGNIVETASETVRSGPVHPLAAYITKQWAGASEWAEVGAKVGRGMGAAAGIGLALIDIFKNLPESVRNKEYGLGFLYFLSGSLGAYLAVGAYLQVIPGFWIAFVASILVGIAIAVFKASEMKDWISRCKFSAGEHYPTLDAEVRAFTSAVGS; this is encoded by the coding sequence ATGACAGCTTCTTGCCCACTGTGCGATCGAAAATCGCTCCTGATCTATCCCGTCCGCTACGCGGTCGCGTGCCCGCTGGGCGCAGCTAAAGCCCCGCCCCTGTCGGGCAATTTCAAAATCGACGGCCGCGCTCCGCAGTCTGCGGGGACTGCTCGATACACGCTGCGCTCGCTGCGCCCGGGCTATCTCTACACCTATGACGAGAAGCGTCAGCGGTTGCGCGCGTACATGGTGCTTGAGGACGGAATCATGTGGAGCTTCCCGCCCGGGACACGGCCGCCGCCGGGCGACGCGGAGCAGGAACTGACACGGGGTTGCGCGATGGCCGGCGACCTCAAATTCGAGTCGCTCGGCCGCTGCATCGACGTCGAGCACACTCCCGGTGTCGATGAGGCGGCGAATTTGTGGATGGGCTGGTCGAACGTGCAGTGGACCAAGGCGCTCGTCGAGAAGGTCTCGGACGCGACCTGGCGCAAGCTGCACATGCAGTGCATCAATGTGCCGGCGATGCTGGCAGGAAGTGCGACCGACACTGGCGAGTTTCAGGCGTCGCAAGCGAAGGTCGCACACTTTGCAATGGACGAAAAGGCGATGAAGGACGCCTTCGGCTTCAGCAACCGGGCACCGAAAGACGAGATCAAGTTGCGCCAACGTAATCTGGTAAAGCGCATCGGAGACGCGATGGCGCAATCTCCGATAAAGAAGGGGTTTATCGTGGCGGTCAACGATCCTGTCGCCGTTACGAATGACCTGGCAGAACTGACGGTCCCGAATCTGAACAACGGCTTTGACCAGGATATCTACTGGAAGTGGATGTCGGCGCAGCTTCTCGAGCGGGCGGAGTCGGGCATTCGGGGGAGCGCGCGCGCGATGACCGGAATGTCGTACGGGATATCGAAGACGATCGCGGATGCTAATGTGCTCAATGCGAAGGCAGGCGTTGAGCAGGCGCCAGACGCAGTAGGGCTCTTCAGGTTCCTCTACAACGCAGCCAAGACGGGAAGCTTTGATCAGGCGTTGAAAGAGGATGAGCGGAACGTGAACGACATTCCCGGCGCACAAACGAGATCGGAGAACGAGGCGTGGGAAGACGCCACGACGAAGATCGGACCAGACGGCAAGCCTACGAGCGTGCTGGACGAAAAGGCGTTAGGGAATTTCAAAACGGAATACCAGAATGCCCTGACCGCGTTTAAACCCAAGTGGCAACCGCTTGTTCAGGCTCACGCGGGCTGGTTAAAGTCGCAATTGCTGGCCGAATGGATGGCCGGTGTGAGCGACGTGAAGGACATCCGCAGCGGCTTTGCCTACAGCGAATCCTGTGCACAGGCGATTGGCGTCGCCGCGGGCACCGAGGATTGCAAAAAGGTGCTCGACGATTGGCTGAGCAGCGCCCAGGCATCAAACATTCGCAATGTGTACGCACGTGCGCTGATGTTCAATCAGGACGACCTGATAAAGGCGGCGGACTCACAGGTACATGGCTCGGATATCCAGTACGAGAATTTCCTGAATATCTACAAGGAAGCTTTCAAGCGTGTCGAAAAAAATGCCACTGCCGCCGCGCTGCGTGACAGGCTCGTTGTAACTACGGCCAATTACATCGTTGCGACCCTCACCAAGGGAACGCGAGGCGCAGCATGGGGATTCACGATGATCCGGCTTTCGCTGCACGCGGGTGTACGCGTCACGCCATCGCAGGTCAGCAATATCAAGATGCGCACCTGGTTGCTGGCTCAGGCAAAGGAACTGGGCGTGAAACTGGACGGCGACCAAACCGAACAGCGGGTGAAGGCAGCACAGGTCAGCAAACAGGTTATCAAGGGGGCGTCTCCTTCCAATCCGGATATAGTGGCCTATGAACTTGACACGGACGCGCTGGTTCGGTCAGGAAAGCTCGACGCAAGCGAGGTCAGTAGTATCAAGATCGCCGGAGTGGAAACCACACGGAAGTGGCTGGGCTCGTCAGCTCCGGTAGAGTTCCATCAAGGCGTGGCGACAGTCATCTTCCAGATGGCGACGTTGACCTTCGCCGCCAAGGACTTCTTGGACAGCGATGAATTTAACAAGACCGATACCTCGATAAAACTTTTGGCGTGCATCGTGTCGATTTTAGGGAATATTGTCGAGACAGCATCGGAGACCGTACGCAGCGGTCCGGTTCATCCGCTTGCGGCCTATATTACGAAGCAATGGGCGGGTGCGAGCGAATGGGCTGAGGTAGGCGCCAAAGTCGGCCGTGGGATGGGGGCTGCGGCGGGCATTGGGCTGGCCTTAATCGACATTTTTAAAAACTTGCCGGAATCTGTTCGCAACAAAGAGTACGGTCTTGGGTTCTTATATTTCTTAAGCGGATCTCTCGGGGCTTACCTCGCAGTTGGCGCATATTTGCAGGTTATTCCGGGCTTCTGGATTGCATTCGTTGCTTCAATACTCGTTGGTATCGCCATTGCCGTTTTCAAGGCATCGGAAATGAAGGATTGGATCTCGCGTTGCAAGTTCAGTGCAGGTGAGCACTATCCCACGCTTGATGCTGAAGTCCGTGCGTTTACGTCGGCCGTTGGGAGCTAA
- a CDS encoding DUF4123 domain-containing protein: protein MNRMIPPMLPVPEVSTPLERGFLLIEPATLVHVPELKRFDLRACTPRVLAHREELMPRLLDVESLTADMRETATRYWLDEIETERPPVVCAWIDSDADVDTLSEHIARYLVGPGANGQPVFWRYYDPRVLSVTLEIFDAAQRQALLGPIKSWQFAWAGHRWNVPGPGVSSDTLDGYVPGWPRPEQWPRVDRSDVAVRVLNRLPAMPVEEAERLPGKFDRIFCDVVQRGVTMGADDLADYTWHCLRYGAAFEQHPVIVDAWPALSRRETTWPDVKARLTPGDFQHFEQASRSQTAERIKT from the coding sequence ATGAACAGAATGATTCCACCGATGTTGCCCGTTCCCGAAGTCTCGACCCCGTTGGAGCGTGGTTTTCTGCTGATCGAGCCAGCGACGCTCGTTCATGTGCCCGAGCTCAAACGATTTGACCTGCGTGCGTGCACGCCGCGCGTCCTCGCGCATCGCGAGGAGTTGATGCCGAGACTCCTCGATGTCGAATCGCTCACCGCGGATATGCGTGAAACAGCAACCCGCTACTGGCTGGATGAAATCGAGACCGAACGGCCGCCGGTCGTGTGCGCATGGATCGATAGCGACGCCGATGTCGATACCCTCTCGGAACACATCGCCCGCTATCTGGTCGGGCCTGGCGCGAACGGCCAGCCGGTCTTCTGGCGGTACTACGATCCGCGGGTACTGAGCGTAACGCTGGAAATCTTCGACGCCGCTCAACGGCAGGCGCTGCTCGGGCCAATCAAATCCTGGCAGTTCGCTTGGGCGGGCCATCGCTGGAACGTGCCAGGACCCGGCGTGTCGTCCGACACGCTCGACGGCTATGTTCCGGGGTGGCCGCGCCCCGAACAGTGGCCGCGCGTCGACCGCAGCGATGTCGCGGTACGCGTCCTGAATCGGCTCCCCGCGATGCCCGTCGAAGAGGCGGAACGCTTGCCGGGAAAATTTGACCGGATTTTCTGCGATGTCGTCCAGCGCGGCGTAACGATGGGCGCCGACGATCTCGCGGATTACACGTGGCATTGCCTGCGATATGGCGCGGCATTCGAGCAGCACCCGGTGATCGTTGACGCGTGGCCGGCGCTCTCCCGCCGCGAAACCACCTGGCCCGACGTGAAGGCGCGCCTCACGCCCGGCGATTTTCAGCATTTTGAACAGGCTTCCCGCTCGCAGACGGCGGAGAGGATCAAAACATGA
- a CDS encoding type VI secretion system Vgr family protein: protein MSNLAQDFKALLGGRQQGRILTLSFPHNDAPASVLLANRLEGTEALSRDFEFTVEILSDNAGLALKDFIGKLLGVQLVRGDGSLRYFSGYVFAFRHVKTDGGVAYYEAQIGPWLRYLKLRRNSRLFLDQNLHTQTSTLLGDYGVLPVWDWRVHGEDPSMTMACQYNEDDHNYLSRRWETAGYLYWYEHTSDGHMLVVTDASADAAQIEGPSAEVRFQSEAGSQEEDGIADWAPVRQMMPTQVALSRFDFKNPRPATVDMPTVNKQGNVPQLEDYQYAGAYGFKPGQDGDDVARRRMEEIEAAAKHFDGKGNSRYAMPGRWFRLTDHYGSAVSGDASKSEFLIISVRHAASNNYLQGTETAAEYSNELTCIRRSIPWRPGRGYNSVDTRILAPQTATVVGPAGQSVYTDQYGRCKLQFHWDRDAKGDETSSTWVRVASSWSGGEQGGAAPPRVGSEVIVQWLEGNPDRPIVTGRVANEKNMPSWQLPSQSALMGFRSRELDGASGNTAGGRSNHLLFDDTAQQIQTQLRSDHENSQLSLGYVTRIENTAGRQDARGEGFELRTDAVGAIRSGKGMLISTDPRPQAKSHLSDVSEPIDRLGKAQTLHGQLGKLAQQYQAQDSGADQSSVADALKTQNDAIKGSGAVSGSGSSNGGSFPEFNDPHLVVASPAGVAITTPGSSHLASGQHVALTSGEDVSIAAGKSLLASVSEKFSLFVHKLGIKLIAASGKVQVHAENDELELLAKKVVSLISTTDWINITAKQGIKLTAGNSQFVISADGLNGFTPGSNLIHAGSHSTMGPQSVPAQFPGADLCSSLSSGAAQAGNASIAL from the coding sequence GTGTCGAATCTTGCTCAAGATTTCAAGGCTCTGCTGGGGGGCAGGCAGCAGGGTCGCATTCTCACCCTGTCATTTCCACACAACGATGCGCCCGCGTCGGTATTGCTCGCGAACCGGCTCGAAGGCACGGAAGCGCTGTCGCGCGATTTTGAGTTCACGGTCGAGATCCTCTCCGATAATGCCGGACTCGCACTTAAGGATTTCATCGGTAAACTGCTTGGCGTTCAACTCGTGCGGGGTGATGGATCGTTACGCTATTTCAGTGGGTACGTGTTTGCTTTCCGTCACGTTAAAACCGATGGAGGTGTCGCGTATTACGAGGCGCAAATCGGTCCGTGGCTGCGATATCTGAAACTGCGTCGCAATAGTCGCCTCTTTCTCGACCAGAATCTCCATACCCAGACATCAACGCTGCTCGGTGACTATGGAGTCCTGCCGGTCTGGGACTGGCGTGTGCATGGCGAAGATCCGTCAATGACAATGGCATGCCAGTACAACGAGGACGATCACAATTATCTGAGCCGCCGCTGGGAAACCGCGGGTTACTTGTATTGGTACGAACACACGAGCGACGGCCACATGCTGGTGGTAACCGATGCGTCAGCGGACGCCGCACAGATTGAAGGTCCAAGCGCCGAGGTCCGTTTTCAAAGCGAAGCCGGATCGCAGGAAGAGGACGGCATCGCAGACTGGGCGCCGGTGCGTCAGATGATGCCCACACAGGTCGCGCTCTCCCGGTTTGACTTCAAGAATCCGCGGCCGGCCACGGTTGATATGCCGACGGTCAACAAGCAAGGCAACGTTCCGCAGCTCGAGGACTACCAGTATGCCGGTGCATACGGGTTCAAGCCCGGGCAGGATGGCGACGATGTCGCGCGCCGCAGGATGGAGGAAATCGAGGCGGCGGCCAAGCACTTCGACGGAAAGGGCAACAGCCGCTACGCGATGCCGGGTCGCTGGTTCCGCCTGACAGACCACTACGGCAGCGCCGTTTCAGGCGACGCAAGCAAAAGCGAGTTCCTCATTATCTCCGTGCGCCATGCGGCATCGAACAACTACCTGCAGGGCACAGAGACGGCTGCGGAATACAGCAATGAACTCACCTGCATCCGCCGCAGCATCCCTTGGCGCCCGGGGCGGGGCTATAACAGCGTCGACACCCGTATCCTGGCTCCCCAGACAGCGACCGTTGTCGGCCCTGCTGGACAAAGCGTATACACGGACCAGTATGGCCGTTGCAAGCTCCAGTTCCACTGGGACCGCGACGCGAAGGGCGACGAAACGAGTTCGACCTGGGTGCGCGTAGCGTCTTCGTGGAGCGGTGGCGAGCAAGGCGGCGCCGCGCCCCCGAGAGTCGGCTCGGAGGTGATTGTCCAGTGGCTGGAGGGCAACCCGGACCGGCCTATCGTCACGGGTCGCGTCGCCAACGAGAAGAACATGCCTTCATGGCAGTTGCCGTCGCAGAGCGCGCTGATGGGGTTCCGCTCGCGGGAATTGGACGGAGCAAGCGGCAACACTGCCGGCGGCCGCAGCAACCATCTCCTGTTCGACGACACGGCCCAGCAGATACAGACGCAGTTACGCAGCGACCACGAGAACAGCCAACTCTCGCTCGGCTATGTCACCCGTATCGAGAACACAGCGGGTCGCCAGGATGCGCGTGGCGAAGGTTTCGAATTGCGCACGGACGCTGTCGGTGCGATCCGCTCCGGCAAGGGCATGCTTATCAGCACCGATCCTCGCCCGCAGGCCAAGTCGCATCTGTCGGACGTGAGCGAGCCTATCGATCGACTCGGGAAGGCCCAGACCCTGCATGGGCAGTTGGGCAAGCTTGCACAGCAATATCAGGCACAGGATAGTGGAGCGGACCAGTCGAGCGTCGCCGACGCCCTGAAGACCCAGAACGATGCCATCAAAGGCAGTGGGGCCGTGAGCGGCAGCGGAAGCAGCAACGGTGGTTCATTTCCCGAATTCAATGATCCCCACCTCGTTGTCGCCAGCCCCGCTGGGGTTGCCATCACCACGCCTGGGTCGTCCCATCTTGCGAGCGGGCAGCACGTGGCGCTCACCTCCGGGGAGGACGTTTCGATCGCCGCGGGTAAGTCGTTGCTCGCGAGCGTGTCCGAAAAGTTTTCCCTATTCGTGCACAAGCTCGGCATCAAGCTGATTGCAGCTAGCGGCAAGGTGCAGGTGCATGCGGAGAACGACGAGCTTGAGCTACTGGCAAAAAAAGTCGTCAGTCTGATCAGCACCACTGACTGGATTAACATCACCGCGAAGCAAGGGATCAAGCTGACTGCGGGTAACAGCCAGTTTGTGATCAGCGCGGACGGGTTGAACGGGTTTACGCCCGGCAGCAACCTGATTCACGCCGGTAGCCACAGCACTATGGGCCCGCAAAGCGTTCCGGCGCAATTCCCTGGCGCAGATCTCTGCTCTTCGTTGTCGAGCGGCGCGGCTCAAGCCGGCAATGCTTCGATCGCCCTGTAG
- a CDS encoding DUF6791 domain-containing protein yields MRSIAAGNQIPHDLMHVGSHYLSSKPNQDGYVDYFEKLATYATIISGPAGVIEPGSSPRKVFAVEPDEDSVFNYVETASDRAGIGALTKLLERERRRWRYRLLCS; encoded by the coding sequence ATGCGCAGCATTGCGGCGGGCAACCAGATTCCGCACGACCTGATGCATGTCGGATCGCACTATCTGTCCAGCAAGCCAAATCAGGACGGGTACGTCGACTATTTCGAGAAATTGGCCACGTATGCAACGATTATTTCAGGGCCAGCGGGGGTGATTGAGCCTGGTTCGAGCCCCCGAAAGGTGTTCGCGGTCGAACCGGACGAGGACAGCGTGTTTAATTACGTCGAGACAGCATCAGATCGAGCAGGCATTGGCGCACTGACGAAGCTGCTGGAACGCGAGCGTCGGCGTTGGCGGTACCGGCTCCTATGTTCTTGA
- a CDS encoding DUF6527 family protein, whose amino-acid sequence MEYGTISHSCCCGCGNEVVTPLTPTDWSLTFDGEHISLWPSVGSWNLPCQSHYVVKSPGVRLIVVSSDSHRQGPGTVKSE is encoded by the coding sequence ATGGAATATGGAACGATCTCTCACAGCTGCTGTTGCGGCTGCGGAAACGAGGTCGTAACCCCGCTCACGCCGACAGATTGGTCGCTAACGTTCGACGGCGAGCATATTTCGCTCTGGCCTTCGGTCGGAAGCTGGAATCTGCCGTGCCAGTCGCACTACGTGGTCAAATCCCCCGGTGTCAGACTTATTGTCGTGTCATCTGATTCTCATAGACAAGGTCCGGGGACGGTAAAATCAGAGTAA
- a CDS encoding IS1182 family transposase, whose translation MTTSYLPYEPQQQMLLPHALQDWLPEGHLAYYISDTVDSLDLSAFHARYAGGGQRNQPFHPAMMVKVLVYGYATGVFSSRKLARKLHEDVAFRVLAAGNYPAHRTLCDFRAFHLKELSDLFVQVVKLARECGLIRLGTIAVDGTKIKANASRHKAMSYDRMKKAELELKEQIDALLAKAKVADDAEKNEPELDIPAEITRREDRLAVIRAARARLEERQRQADIARGRSDDDTPPDGGDKPKKKSRFKYRFGEPKPDAQENFTDPESRIMKHAGGGFDYSYNAQAAVDDTAHIIVAAELGNSAADSGQLPGVLAAVLRDAGANPRQVLADAGYRSEATFEQLREHPAELIVAPGREGKKDVRVDALKRPLCAAMAEKFTSAQTQAAYRKRKWLSEPPNAWVKSVLGFRQFSMRGLAKAQAEWKLVCVALNLRRMSKMKLA comes from the coding sequence ATGACAACAAGCTATCTCCCCTACGAGCCGCAGCAGCAGATGTTGCTGCCCCACGCGCTGCAAGACTGGCTGCCCGAAGGGCACCTTGCCTACTACATCAGCGACACGGTGGACTCACTCGACCTCTCCGCTTTCCATGCGCGGTATGCCGGCGGTGGTCAGCGCAACCAGCCCTTTCATCCGGCGATGATGGTGAAGGTGCTCGTGTACGGCTATGCGACCGGCGTGTTCTCGTCGCGCAAGCTGGCCAGGAAGCTGCATGAGGATGTCGCGTTCCGGGTCCTGGCGGCGGGCAACTATCCGGCGCACCGGACGCTGTGCGACTTCCGCGCCTTTCACCTCAAAGAACTGTCGGACCTGTTTGTGCAGGTGGTGAAACTGGCCAGGGAGTGCGGACTGATCAGGCTCGGGACGATTGCCGTTGACGGCACGAAGATCAAGGCCAATGCCTCGCGCCACAAGGCGATGAGCTACGACCGGATGAAGAAAGCCGAGCTTGAACTGAAAGAACAGATCGATGCGCTGCTGGCAAAAGCGAAAGTGGCCGATGACGCTGAGAAGAACGAGCCTGAACTCGATATTCCGGCCGAGATCACGCGGCGCGAGGACCGGCTTGCGGTCATCCGTGCTGCGCGTGCGCGTCTGGAAGAGCGCCAGCGCCAGGCCGATATCGCGCGTGGTCGTAGCGACGACGACACGCCGCCGGACGGCGGCGACAAGCCGAAAAAGAAGTCGCGCTTCAAGTACAGGTTCGGCGAGCCCAAGCCCGACGCCCAGGAGAATTTTACTGACCCGGAAAGCCGGATCATGAAGCACGCCGGCGGCGGCTTCGACTATTCCTACAATGCCCAGGCTGCCGTCGACGACACGGCCCACATCATCGTCGCGGCCGAACTGGGTAACAGTGCCGCCGACAGCGGCCAGTTGCCAGGCGTTCTTGCTGCCGTGCTGCGTGACGCTGGCGCCAATCCCAGGCAAGTCCTTGCCGACGCGGGCTACCGGTCGGAAGCGACGTTCGAGCAATTGCGCGAGCATCCCGCCGAGCTGATTGTGGCGCCCGGACGCGAGGGCAAGAAAGATGTGAGGGTCGATGCCCTGAAGCGCCCGCTGTGCGCCGCGATGGCAGAAAAGTTTACTTCTGCGCAAACTCAGGCGGCCTATCGAAAGCGCAAATGGCTGTCCGAACCGCCGAATGCCTGGGTAAAAAGCGTTCTCGGATTTCGACAATTCAGCATGCGCGGACTGGCCAAGGCTCAGGCCGAGTGGAAGCTCGTCTGCGTGGCGCTGAACCTGCGCAGAATGTCGAAAATGAAACTTGCGTAA
- a CDS encoding DUF3460 family protein: MGLFAYPPKREPFATAGNYRSDITSFLDELKKKHVDLEERQRKGRVLLWDCEPIDLDERRANASSTVQFLRNSSL; encoded by the coding sequence GTGGGGCTATTTGCGTATCCGCCGAAGCGTGAGCCCTTTGCGACGGCTGGAAATTACCGATCCGACATAACCAGTTTCCTCGACGAACTAAAAAAGAAACACGTAGATCTCGAAGAAAGGCAGAGGAAGGGCCGGGTCTTACTCTGGGACTGCGAGCCGATCGACCTCGACGAGCGACGCGCAAATGCCAGTTCCACGGTGCAGTTCCTGCGAAACTCGTCGCTGTAG
- a CDS encoding GyrI-like domain-containing protein — translation MNPLDNRARYETRLGRVLDHIYDHLDEPLDIDRLADIACMSPYHWHRIYQAMYGETVATTVRRLRLHRAAGYLANGSMPIAEIAERSGYSSLQSFSRTFRAVFGIPPTQYRKQGTHSRFRPALSGDDQMTMREVVIRHVEPMEVLSVDHVGPYMQIGKAFDGLFGWLAKHNLLAGQMRMIGIYYDDPGVVAENALRSKAGVLLPHPVQASVTVSPPVSMAHVKGGEYAVLQHKGPCSDMRAAYEWLYGTWLVQSGREAADAPVFEEYLNSPKETAPAELLTEICLPLV, via the coding sequence ATGAACCCATTGGACAATCGGGCGCGCTACGAAACGCGGCTCGGCCGCGTGCTGGATCATATTTACGATCATCTCGACGAACCGCTGGATATCGATCGTTTAGCGGACATTGCCTGCATGTCGCCGTATCACTGGCATCGCATCTATCAGGCGATGTATGGCGAGACGGTCGCGACGACCGTGCGTCGCTTACGGCTGCATCGCGCGGCGGGATATCTGGCGAATGGCTCGATGCCGATCGCTGAGATTGCCGAGCGCTCGGGCTATAGCAGTTTGCAGTCTTTCTCTCGCACCTTTCGCGCGGTGTTCGGCATTCCGCCGACGCAGTACCGCAAACAGGGAACACATAGCCGGTTTCGTCCGGCGCTTTCAGGAGACGATCAAATGACGATGCGTGAAGTGGTGATTCGTCACGTGGAGCCGATGGAGGTTTTGTCGGTGGATCACGTTGGGCCGTATATGCAGATCGGCAAGGCGTTTGATGGATTGTTCGGCTGGCTGGCGAAACACAATTTGCTGGCGGGGCAGATGCGCATGATCGGGATTTATTACGACGATCCGGGGGTTGTTGCAGAGAATGCGTTGCGGTCGAAGGCTGGGGTGTTGTTGCCGCATCCGGTTCAGGCTTCGGTGACGGTGAGTCCGCCGGTTTCGATGGCGCATGTGAAAGGCGGTGAGTACGCGGTGTTGCAGCACAAGGGGCCGTGCAGCGATATGCGTGCGGCTTATGAGTGGTTGTATGGGACGTGGCTTGTGCAGTCGGGGCGTGAAGCGGCGGATGCACCGGTGTTCGAGGAGTATCTGAATAGCCCGAAGGAGACTGCGCCTGCTGAGTTGTTGACGGAGATTTGTTTGCCGTTGGTTTGA